A region from the Benincasa hispida cultivar B227 chromosome 10, ASM972705v1, whole genome shotgun sequence genome encodes:
- the LOC120088104 gene encoding terpene synthase 10-like isoform X1, which produces MAILHLTLPSTFSLLPPLAHGAPPRSANYQPSSLMLKCVVVERGMCTKASIQSGVVIERQCANYQPSIWKDEFIQSLHNDFWGEAYQRRFNQLKGQVKKLLREGRDSLEQLELIDVLQRLGISYHFESEIKDILERISNKFYKEGKKKNSLYATSLEFRLLRQYQFDISEEVFNAFKDERGDFKTCFYGDTNGMLSLYEASFLSTKGETILEAAKCFAINHLKEYIKSNKDDLEVEIVKHALKLPLHWRTQRLEARWFIEIYERKRTLNPILLEIAKLDFNMVQSIYQEDLKYASSWWRNTELGQKLSFARDQLMENFFWTIGIGFEPELGYFRRMGTKIVTLITMIDDVYDVYGTLDELKLFTNTIERWDIAAMDQLPEYMKQCFFTLYNSINEIAFEALRNHGVDVMQYLKKVWVDLCKSYLIESNWYHGGYKPTLEEYMNNAWISVAGPIMLVHSYIFVSSQITEEELERLTQYANTIRCSSTIMRLANDLLSPLDEQNVGDVPKSIQCYMNEKGTSEKNAREYIRYLIDELWKKLNEYDDEKLVSSQAFVKMSKNLVRISQCMYQYGDHGHTIDRDKINESVVSLLVTPIIIH; this is translated from the exons ATGGCAATTCTCCATCTCACTCTTCCTTCTACCTtctctcttcttcctcctctgGCCCATGGAGCTCCTCCAAGATCTGCAAACTATCAACCTTCTTCTTTAATG TTAAAATGTGTTGTGGTTGAACGTGGGATGTGCACAAAAGCTTCAATACAAAGTGGCGTTGTCATTGAGAGACAGTGTGCAAATTACCAACCTTCTATctggaaagatgaatttatTCAATCATTACATAATGATTTCTGG GGAGAAGCATATCAAAGACGGTTCAATCAACTCAAAGGACAAGTTAAGAAATTACTAAGAGAAGGAAGAGACTCTTTGGAGCAACTCGAACTCATTGATGTCTTACAAAGACTTGGAATATCATATCACTTTGAGAGTGAAATTAAAGATATATTAGAAAGAATAAGCAATAAGTTTTACAAAGAAGGCAAGAAGAAAAATAGCCTCTATGCAACATCTCTTGAATTTAGACTCCTAAGACAATATCAATTTGATATTTCGGAAG AGGTTTTCAATGCCTTCAAAGATGAGAGGGGAGATTTCAAAACATGCTTTTATGGAGATACTAATGGAATGTTATCTTTATATGAAGCTTCATTCTTATCAACCAAAGGGGAAACTATTTTAGAGGCAGCAAAATGCTTTGCAATCAACCATCTAAAGGAATACATCAAATCAAACAAAGATGACCTCGAAGTGGAGATTGTAAAGCATGCCTTGAAGCTTCCCTTACATTGGAGGACACAAAGATTAGAGGCAAGATGGTTTATTGAAATATATGAGAGAAAACGAACTCTAAACCCTATTCTTCTTGAGATTGCTAAGCTTGATTTCAACATGGTTCAATCTATCTATCAAGAAGATCTTAAATATGCATCAAG ttggTGGAGAAACACAGAACTTGGACAAAAGTTGAGCTTTGCAAGAGATCAGCTGATGGAAAACTTCTTTTGGACAATAGGCATTGGATTTGAACCAGAACTTGGATACTTTAGAAGAATGGGTACAAAGATTGTGACATTGATTACAATGATCGATGATGTTTATGATGTCTATGGCACATTGGATGAGCTCAAACTCTTTACAAACACTATAGAAAG GTGGGATATTGCAGCGATGGACCAACTTCCGGAGTATATGAAACAATGTTTTTTTACTCTCTACAATTCAATAAATGAGATAGCTTTTGAAGCACTAAGAAACCATGGAGTTGATGTCATGCAATACCTTAAGAAAGTG TGGGTAGATTTGTGCAAATCTTATCTAATAGAGTCAAATTGGTATCATGGTGGTTATAAACCAACATTGGAAGAATatatgaacaatgcatggattTCAGTAGCAGGACCAATTATGTTAGTTCattcatatatttttgtatcatCTCAAATAACTGAGGAGGAATTGGAGAGATTGACACAATATGCTAACACAATTCGTTGCTCATCAACAATTATGCGACTTGCAAATGACCTACTATCACCATTG GATGAACAAAACGTTGGTGATGttccaaaatcaattcaatGTTACATGAATGAGAAAGGTACATCTGAGAAAAATGCTCGTGAATATATAAGATATTTGATAGACGAGTTATGGAAGAAGTTAAATGAATATGATGATGAGAAATTGGTATCCTCTCAAGCTTTTGTCAAGATGTCTAAGAATTTAGTGCGGATATCTCAATGTATGTATCAATATGGAGATCATGGACATACCATAGATCGCGACAAAATAAATGAAAGTGTAGTGTCTCTTCTTGTAACGCCTATTATTATTCATTAA
- the LOC120088104 gene encoding terpene synthase 10-like isoform X2, producing the protein MAILHLTLPSTFSLLPPLAHGAPPRSANYQPSSLMLKCVVVERGMCTKASIQSGVVIERQCANYQPSIWKDEFIQSLHNDFWGEAYQRRFNQLKGQVKKLLREGRDSLEQLELIDVLQRLGISYHFESEIKDILERISNKFYKEGKKKNSLYATSLEFRLLRQYQFDISEASFLSTKGETILEAAKCFAINHLKEYIKSNKDDLEVEIVKHALKLPLHWRTQRLEARWFIEIYERKRTLNPILLEIAKLDFNMVQSIYQEDLKYASSWWRNTELGQKLSFARDQLMENFFWTIGIGFEPELGYFRRMGTKIVTLITMIDDVYDVYGTLDELKLFTNTIERWDIAAMDQLPEYMKQCFFTLYNSINEIAFEALRNHGVDVMQYLKKVWVDLCKSYLIESNWYHGGYKPTLEEYMNNAWISVAGPIMLVHSYIFVSSQITEEELERLTQYANTIRCSSTIMRLANDLLSPLDEQNVGDVPKSIQCYMNEKGTSEKNAREYIRYLIDELWKKLNEYDDEKLVSSQAFVKMSKNLVRISQCMYQYGDHGHTIDRDKINESVVSLLVTPIIIH; encoded by the exons ATGGCAATTCTCCATCTCACTCTTCCTTCTACCTtctctcttcttcctcctctgGCCCATGGAGCTCCTCCAAGATCTGCAAACTATCAACCTTCTTCTTTAATG TTAAAATGTGTTGTGGTTGAACGTGGGATGTGCACAAAAGCTTCAATACAAAGTGGCGTTGTCATTGAGAGACAGTGTGCAAATTACCAACCTTCTATctggaaagatgaatttatTCAATCATTACATAATGATTTCTGG GGAGAAGCATATCAAAGACGGTTCAATCAACTCAAAGGACAAGTTAAGAAATTACTAAGAGAAGGAAGAGACTCTTTGGAGCAACTCGAACTCATTGATGTCTTACAAAGACTTGGAATATCATATCACTTTGAGAGTGAAATTAAAGATATATTAGAAAGAATAAGCAATAAGTTTTACAAAGAAGGCAAGAAGAAAAATAGCCTCTATGCAACATCTCTTGAATTTAGACTCCTAAGACAATATCAATTTGATATTTCGGAAG CTTCATTCTTATCAACCAAAGGGGAAACTATTTTAGAGGCAGCAAAATGCTTTGCAATCAACCATCTAAAGGAATACATCAAATCAAACAAAGATGACCTCGAAGTGGAGATTGTAAAGCATGCCTTGAAGCTTCCCTTACATTGGAGGACACAAAGATTAGAGGCAAGATGGTTTATTGAAATATATGAGAGAAAACGAACTCTAAACCCTATTCTTCTTGAGATTGCTAAGCTTGATTTCAACATGGTTCAATCTATCTATCAAGAAGATCTTAAATATGCATCAAG ttggTGGAGAAACACAGAACTTGGACAAAAGTTGAGCTTTGCAAGAGATCAGCTGATGGAAAACTTCTTTTGGACAATAGGCATTGGATTTGAACCAGAACTTGGATACTTTAGAAGAATGGGTACAAAGATTGTGACATTGATTACAATGATCGATGATGTTTATGATGTCTATGGCACATTGGATGAGCTCAAACTCTTTACAAACACTATAGAAAG GTGGGATATTGCAGCGATGGACCAACTTCCGGAGTATATGAAACAATGTTTTTTTACTCTCTACAATTCAATAAATGAGATAGCTTTTGAAGCACTAAGAAACCATGGAGTTGATGTCATGCAATACCTTAAGAAAGTG TGGGTAGATTTGTGCAAATCTTATCTAATAGAGTCAAATTGGTATCATGGTGGTTATAAACCAACATTGGAAGAATatatgaacaatgcatggattTCAGTAGCAGGACCAATTATGTTAGTTCattcatatatttttgtatcatCTCAAATAACTGAGGAGGAATTGGAGAGATTGACACAATATGCTAACACAATTCGTTGCTCATCAACAATTATGCGACTTGCAAATGACCTACTATCACCATTG GATGAACAAAACGTTGGTGATGttccaaaatcaattcaatGTTACATGAATGAGAAAGGTACATCTGAGAAAAATGCTCGTGAATATATAAGATATTTGATAGACGAGTTATGGAAGAAGTTAAATGAATATGATGATGAGAAATTGGTATCCTCTCAAGCTTTTGTCAAGATGTCTAAGAATTTAGTGCGGATATCTCAATGTATGTATCAATATGGAGATCATGGACATACCATAGATCGCGACAAAATAAATGAAAGTGTAGTGTCTCTTCTTGTAACGCCTATTATTATTCATTAA